The Anolis carolinensis isolate JA03-04 chromosome 2, rAnoCar3.1.pri, whole genome shotgun sequence genome has a window encoding:
- the LOC134297074 gene encoding uncharacterized protein LOC134297074, whose protein sequence is MVGRSLPFLAFLMFMFPTVKVSGDITESLVCSFRSGCGELTLSQEYGHHPAVAVRCNMQVEDEELLGAGGGRSERATPEPDAEFHQLAALASSTAYAQPNGVTQRRGVVRGDSTGGEEGSPSPGPQRMVFLEERMSAMETTLAVMSRAMERLAFLAEPERGREIRAGSMWDVSVGSSQGFADLPAPKGREMRKEPGARPKTQTSLTRVEESDDEGEKPPRIPATLPAETLVPLANAGRGTGPREAAAGPTGPQGGLRRAENWGLPPQGPLPRREELRIEFGGESSELDFFLTTVRGYMEDNAHTFRTESSRIRAIGAVLKRGAASWYVQLHARRDPCLGSLRRFMGALETRFRDPLEQIRAREKLKTVSQGQRSVSEYAEEFQCLAEKVPEWSAVTKIELFKEGLRREILSWAVHRDEPDTLRGWIQLAGRVETSLAQARRHRGGLQQRPQMKEGSRKEGSTPAGRRAEPTGNVSASRSGCFVCGRLGHRAAECWQRKGEGGGPPKPRAVAGKRAEEEPPMRHHSGGLDEGEEDAMSEPCY, encoded by the exons atggttggccggagcctcccattcttggcttttttgatgttcatgtttcctacagtaaaagtttctggtgatatcacagagagtctcgtgtgttcattcaggagcggctgtggtgagctgacactaagccaagaatacggacaccatcccgctgtagcggtgaggtgtaacatgcaagtggaggatgaagagctcttgggcgcaggaggaggaaggtcggaaagggccactcccgagccggacgctgagttccaccagctggcggccctggcgtcatccaccgcttatgcccagccaaatggggtaacccagaggcgtggagtggtgcggggagacagcaccggaggagaggaaggttcaccttccccaggcccacaaaggatggtgtttctggaggagaggatgtcggcgatggagaccaccctggcagtgatgtcgagggcgatggaacgcctggcgtttttggcggagccagagagaggaagggaaattcgggctggctcaatgtgggacgtgagcgtgggaagcagccagggctttgcagacctcccagcaccgaagggaagggaaatgcgaaaggagcccggcgcccggcccaagacccaaacaagcctgacgcgggtggaggagagtgacgacgaaggggaaaaacctccgagaatcccagctacgctcccagctgagaccctggtgcccctggcgaatgccgggcgtggcacagggccaagagaagcagcagcggggcccactggtccgcaagggggcttgcgacgggcggagaattggggattgccaccacagggacccctaccgagacgagaggaactaaggatcgagtttgggggagagtcctctgaactggattttttcctgaccacggtgaggggctatatggaggacaatgctcacacttttagaacggaatccagccggatacgggccattggtgcagtgttgaagaggggagcggccagctggtacgttcagctgcacgcgcggcgcgacccatgtctggggtcactccgacgctttatgggggccctggagacccgtttccgagatccactggagcagatccgggcgagggagaagttgaagaccgtctcccaggggcagaggtcggtatctgagtatgcggaggagttccaatgcctcgccgaaaaggtgccggaatggtctgcagtaacaaagatagaactcttcaaagagggtctcaggcgggagatcctctcctgggcggtgcatcgtgatgagcctgacacactgcgcggatggattcagctggcggggcgcgtcgagacatcgctggcccaggcgaggaggcaccgaggagggctacagcagcggccgcagatgaaagaggggagccggaaggagggatcaaccccagccgggaggagagcggagccgacagggaacgtgagcgccagcaggagtggctgcttcgtgtgcggccggttgggccacagggctgccgagtgctggcagagaaaaggggaaggcggaggcccgcccaaaccaagagccgtggcagggaaacgcgccgaggaagaaccaccgatgaggcaccactcgggggggttg gacgaaggggaggaggacgccatgtcagaaccctgctactag